From the genome of Psychrilyobacter atlanticus DSM 19335, one region includes:
- a CDS encoding sensor domain-containing diguanylate cyclase produces MNIKRKIFTLTFFTAIIPILIISLITFSIFSEKLKKVENQKIDLLNQAIEKTLNKEIDTSSEMLKYLSYTYTNKDNHLKGGKIDTTDENRQIHMLHHMENLAKLEKTLKFIAFGTADKKMIFDNSAGNQNLSADYDPTTRPWYIGALNSKGVYLSDVFTHIGTGNPIVTLSKKVVSNGKVVGVLAAMVDLSHLSEEISKYKIGTSGTFFIVDENNKILIDGGNNKKNFSYISKMDLFAKDHFEVVKTTLLGQRFYHIKKIKRLNLFLIGSAYEKDLNSTILKLRTYTVEVVVLTIIFILAILSILNISFNNSLNRLTYIIESISRGNYSKNIDKLTKIIDDKNEFNFMKNAIEKMSYEIIKREHDLIYISETDQLTNCYSRRAIINFIEKEIEQSKFFDLNFSLIMFDFDKFKKVNDSFGHLFGDLVLKDVSKVMLENIKTTDSLGRYGGEEFLILLPNTKLSEGIKVAERLRKITEKLSWEYDTVITISMGVAENLKNDDLDSILERVDNLLYKAKNNGRNKVEY; encoded by the coding sequence ATGAATATAAAAAGAAAGATTTTTACTTTGACTTTTTTTACGGCTATAATTCCAATATTAATTATCTCACTAATTACATTTTCAATATTTTCTGAAAAATTAAAAAAAGTGGAAAATCAAAAAATTGATCTACTCAACCAGGCTATAGAAAAAACTCTCAATAAAGAAATTGATACTTCTAGTGAGATGCTAAAATATTTATCCTATACATATACTAATAAAGACAATCATTTAAAAGGAGGAAAGATTGATACCACTGATGAAAATCGCCAAATTCATATGCTTCATCATATGGAGAATCTGGCAAAGTTAGAAAAAACTCTAAAATTTATAGCTTTCGGGACCGCTGATAAAAAAATGATATTTGATAATTCAGCTGGAAACCAAAATTTATCAGCTGATTATGATCCCACAACAAGACCATGGTATATTGGGGCACTTAACTCTAAAGGAGTCTACCTCTCTGATGTTTTCACCCACATAGGTACAGGTAACCCCATCGTTACACTCTCTAAAAAAGTGGTGTCCAACGGTAAAGTAGTTGGTGTTCTAGCGGCAATGGTTGACCTGTCTCACTTATCGGAAGAGATATCTAAATATAAGATCGGTACTTCTGGTACTTTTTTTATTGTCGATGAAAACAATAAAATTTTAATAGATGGTGGAAACAACAAGAAAAATTTCAGTTATATTTCTAAAATGGATCTATTTGCCAAAGATCATTTTGAGGTTGTCAAAACTACTCTCTTAGGACAAAGATTTTATCACATAAAAAAAATTAAAAGATTAAATCTTTTTTTAATCGGAAGCGCTTATGAAAAAGACCTTAACAGCACTATTTTAAAATTAAGAACTTATACTGTTGAGGTTGTTGTATTAACTATAATCTTTATTCTTGCCATTTTATCCATCCTTAATATAAGTTTTAACAATTCCCTAAACAGATTAACCTATATTATAGAGAGTATTTCTAGAGGTAATTATAGTAAGAATATTGATAAACTGACTAAAATTATAGATGATAAAAATGAATTTAATTTTATGAAGAATGCTATAGAAAAAATGAGTTATGAAATTATAAAAAGAGAGCACGATCTGATATACATATCTGAAACTGATCAATTGACTAACTGTTATAGTAGAAGGGCTATTATCAATTTTATTGAAAAAGAAATCGAGCAATCAAAATTTTTTGATTTAAATTTCTCATTAATAATGTTTGATTTTGATAAATTTAAAAAGGTCAATGATTCTTTTGGTCACTTATTTGGAGATCTTGTTTTAAAAGATGTTTCTAAGGTTATGTTAGAAAATATAAAAACGACAGACAGCTTGGGAAGATATGGTGGAGAAGAATTTTTAATTCTATTACCTAATACTAAATTATCTGAAGGAATAAAGGTTGCAGAAAGACTAAGAAAAATTACAGAAAAGCTCTCGTGGGAATACGACACTGTCATAACTATAAGTATGGGAGTTGCTGAAAATTTAAAAAATGACGACTTAGATTCTATCCTAGAAAGGGTCGATAACCTGCTCTATAAAGCCAAAAATAATGGAAGGAATAAAGTAGAATATTAA
- a CDS encoding NAD/NADP octopine/nopaline dehydrogenase family protein: MKKITIVGGGSSAHIVAPLLANSGFRVTILTSKPDLWKKTLKVEFQSKNGEVKKIVEGKIHLATSNEKTALKDAEIILLCMPVSQYFKVLLRIGEYIPKDKEVWLGSIYGQGGFNWMCNEIKEKFSLDKLVYFSYGLIPWICRTKEYGSTGITYGAKYINIVSVFPKDKFNELNNDLFKKISLEGYETSKTCQADNFLSLTLSVDNQIIHTSRMYGLYLKNKQGWKTLDEVPYFYREFDESSADILKRLDADYDKVRQKIKIQNPTEPFDYMLNYLDLERFTNNSSNENIKESFVNSKTLGQIKTPVMKEGEKYILDKNSRFFTDDIFYGIAIVKWLADKYKIAVPMINELLNWSQSYLNLDLLKNDVLNTEYEYNGIKVGIPTKYKTYKGIDLIK; encoded by the coding sequence ATGAAAAAAATAACCATAGTTGGAGGCGGTAGCAGTGCTCACATAGTAGCACCTTTACTAGCAAATTCAGGCTTTAGAGTGACAATTTTAACAAGTAAACCGGATCTTTGGAAAAAAACTTTAAAGGTAGAGTTTCAATCAAAAAATGGAGAAGTTAAAAAAATAGTGGAAGGTAAAATACATTTAGCTACCAGCAATGAAAAAACAGCATTAAAAGATGCTGAAATAATTTTATTATGTATGCCGGTATCTCAATATTTTAAAGTACTTTTAAGAATTGGAGAATATATCCCCAAAGATAAAGAGGTGTGGCTTGGATCTATTTATGGACAAGGTGGATTTAATTGGATGTGTAACGAAATTAAAGAGAAGTTTTCACTGGATAAGTTGGTATATTTTTCCTATGGACTGATCCCATGGATATGTAGAACCAAGGAATATGGATCAACTGGAATAACTTATGGTGCTAAATATATTAATATCGTATCTGTTTTTCCGAAGGATAAATTTAATGAATTAAATAATGATTTATTTAAAAAAATATCTTTAGAAGGGTATGAAACAAGTAAAACCTGTCAAGCTGATAATTTCTTGTCCTTAACTTTATCGGTAGATAATCAGATAATTCATACTTCACGTATGTACGGATTATACTTAAAAAACAAGCAAGGTTGGAAAACCTTAGATGAAGTCCCTTATTTTTATAGAGAGTTTGATGAAAGTTCAGCTGATATATTAAAGAGGTTAGATGCCGATTATGACAAAGTTAGACAAAAAATCAAAATTCAAAATCCAACTGAACCTTTTGATTATATGCTAAATTATTTAGATTTGGAAAGGTTTACAAATAATTCTTCCAATGAAAATATAAAAGAATCTTTTGTAAATTCTAAAACTCTTGGACAGATAAAAACTCCGGTAATGAAAGAAGGAGAAAAATATATTTTAGATAAAAATAGTAGATTTTTTACTGATGATATATTTTACGGAATTGCTATAGTAAAATGGCTTGCAGATAAATATAAGATAGCAGTTCCTATGATCAATGAACTCTTAAATTGGAGTCAAAGTTATTTAAATTTAGATTTATTAAAAAATGATGTGTTAAATACTGAGTATGAGTATAATGGTATAAAAGTTGGGATCCCAACAAAATACAAAACATACAAAGGGATAGACTTAATAAAATAA
- a CDS encoding GGDEF domain-containing protein gives MKNLKQVKRSIPYLILITATIILIYFDMSFTRTENIEFGDILSEILICIQPLIWIYFGEVGFKNKNNYYLMTIGFILFYLGHLQDVMDEIYILEGPLSRIENILIPTGLIIISIAFIWRFIEEKRIKNILSEEKKVIYDKSIRDSLTGLYNRYYLEERLDNILNELSKIYSEISVAFIDIDNFKNINDTYGHITGDMTLKNLGEQINNSIRKSDYAFRYGGDEFLIIYPNTKMKTALQVTERIKQNTSKSSVKEDRIKLSLSIGITTHKKFEDHKKLIDRVDKIMYESKKNGKDQITVMVE, from the coding sequence GTGAAAAATTTAAAACAGGTGAAAAGGTCTATACCTTACTTAATTTTAATAACAGCAACTATAATATTAATCTACTTTGATATGTCATTTACAAGAACAGAAAATATAGAATTTGGGGATATTTTAAGTGAGATTTTGATATGTATTCAACCTTTAATATGGATATATTTTGGAGAAGTTGGTTTTAAAAATAAGAATAACTACTACTTGATGACCATTGGATTTATTTTGTTTTATTTAGGACATTTACAAGATGTAATGGATGAAATTTATATATTAGAAGGACCTTTATCTAGAATAGAAAATATTTTAATACCAACTGGACTAATTATTATATCAATCGCATTTATTTGGCGTTTTATAGAAGAAAAGAGAATTAAGAACATCCTATCAGAAGAAAAGAAAGTTATATATGATAAAAGTATAAGAGATTCCCTAACGGGGCTATATAACAGATATTATCTAGAAGAGCGACTAGATAACATACTAAATGAATTGAGTAAAATATACTCAGAAATATCAGTAGCGTTTATTGATATAGATAATTTTAAAAATATTAATGATACTTATGGTCATATAACTGGAGATATGACATTAAAAAACTTGGGAGAACAAATAAATAATTCTATAAGAAAATCTGACTATGCTTTTAGATATGGTGGAGATGAATTTTTAATTATTTACCCTAATACAAAAATGAAGACAGCTCTACAGGTGACTGAAAGGATTAAACAAAATACTTCTAAGTCATCTGTAAAAGAGGATAGAATAAAATTAAGTTTGAGTATTGGAATTACTACACATAAAAAATTTGAAGATCATAAAAAATTGATAGATAGAGTTGATAAAATTATGTATGAATCTAAAAAAAATGGTAAAGACCAAATAACTGTAATGGTAGAATAA
- a CDS encoding toxin-antitoxin system YwqK family antitoxin codes for MNLKSKIFLVSGLLFLMGCTSVENKILDIPMYSKEKKVYSVLDNKPINGVVEKEEYYGGKEYSTYKKGVLSNLKKVNKTGELTFDQSFDEMGLRHGVSFEKKGKNSEYSHGVLDGEVSSEDYRGNKVVERYSDGVLNGVQEKSSDKKLFFSQGLRTAEDIQPAVKKQSRVVVWGDTPKENFTGELYGKAEKDLGNTYYAVMQIENYSDGILLSRNYYNKEGKKLSEFHFADGDLKKITRSIEYKNGILTELKNYDSDGNLDGESLTRNNYSKSLFIQNFVKGIPHGRVEILIEKGEKLEKKLGFFDKGVYTGYRDYIHYYKDGVKEEDRGGDRLPSDLVIVDVKDIVDKKSFSGYTKEEISNDSGSGNYLYHYDNGALKEKYRYENNYLTQSQHYKNDGKYIQKDYNNGILKKILNYSADGIANGKFTAYEHKNAKTIGSMVDGRIDGKSIHYHGDKIYYIDLYSQGKNYDRTIYYNYDKKQVLQTQKGVYIDRVWIRVGMDKTYYENGKLKKTINYGDKLSSGKKVEVTEYYFDGKVKSKGTMDYDLYKNIGKKIEFYENGKKKAEQNYGDRGYSVGTQKYYYSNGKIEKIESYNERGYRHGTLKAYNKDGKLIEEAQYENGYKR; via the coding sequence ATGAATTTAAAATCAAAAATATTTTTAGTATCTGGGCTGTTATTTCTGATGGGCTGTACATCTGTAGAAAATAAAATTCTGGATATACCAATGTATAGTAAGGAAAAAAAAGTTTATAGTGTACTGGACAATAAACCTATAAATGGAGTGGTGGAGAAGGAAGAATACTACGGGGGAAAAGAATATTCTACCTATAAAAAAGGAGTGCTTTCTAACTTAAAAAAAGTAAATAAGACCGGCGAACTTACCTTTGACCAGTCTTTTGACGAGATGGGACTTCGCCATGGAGTATCATTTGAGAAAAAAGGAAAAAACAGCGAGTATTCCCATGGTGTTTTAGATGGAGAAGTTAGCTCTGAAGATTATAGAGGAAATAAGGTAGTAGAGAGGTACAGTGACGGTGTTTTAAACGGGGTACAGGAAAAATCATCTGATAAAAAATTATTCTTCAGCCAGGGTTTGAGGACAGCAGAAGATATCCAGCCGGCAGTTAAAAAACAATCAAGAGTAGTTGTATGGGGAGATACTCCTAAAGAAAATTTTACAGGGGAACTCTATGGCAAAGCTGAAAAAGATCTTGGGAACACCTATTATGCTGTTATGCAGATAGAAAATTATAGTGACGGAATCCTCCTCTCTAGAAACTACTACAATAAAGAGGGAAAAAAACTAAGTGAATTTCACTTTGCAGATGGTGATCTGAAAAAAATAACAAGAAGTATAGAGTATAAAAACGGGATTTTAACGGAATTAAAAAATTATGATTCAGATGGAAACCTTGACGGAGAATCTTTAACAAGGAACAATTATTCTAAGTCTTTATTTATACAAAATTTTGTGAAAGGAATACCCCACGGAAGAGTAGAGATATTGATTGAAAAAGGAGAGAAATTAGAAAAAAAACTAGGTTTTTTTGATAAAGGAGTTTATACAGGTTATAGAGATTATATCCATTATTATAAAGATGGAGTTAAAGAAGAGGATAGAGGAGGAGACAGACTTCCTTCTGACCTTGTTATAGTTGACGTAAAAGATATAGTTGATAAAAAATCTTTCAGTGGTTATACCAAAGAAGAAATAAGTAATGATAGCGGTTCTGGGAACTATCTCTACCACTATGATAACGGGGCTCTCAAGGAAAAGTATAGATACGAGAATAATTATCTGACTCAATCACAGCATTATAAAAATGATGGGAAGTATATTCAAAAAGACTATAACAATGGAATTCTTAAGAAAATTTTGAACTATAGTGCTGATGGAATTGCTAATGGGAAATTTACAGCCTACGAACATAAAAATGCCAAAACTATTGGGAGTATGGTCGATGGAAGAATAGATGGGAAAAGTATTCACTATCACGGGGATAAAATCTATTATATAGATCTATACAGCCAAGGAAAGAATTATGACAGGACAATCTATTATAATTACGATAAAAAACAAGTTCTTCAGACACAAAAAGGTGTCTATATAGACAGAGTATGGATCAGGGTAGGAATGGATAAAACCTACTATGAAAATGGAAAATTAAAAAAGACCATCAATTATGGAGATAAATTATCTTCAGGGAAAAAAGTAGAAGTTACTGAATATTATTTTGATGGAAAGGTGAAATCTAAAGGTACAATGGACTATGATTTATATAAAAATATTGGGAAAAAAATTGAGTTTTATGAAAATGGAAAGAAAAAAGCAGAACAAAACTACGGTGACCGGGGGTATAGTGTCGGAACACAAAAATATTATTATTCCAATGGAAAGATAGAAAAGATAGAAAGTTATAATGAGAGAGGTTATCGGCATGGGACTCTTAAAGCTTACAATAAAGATGGGAAACTCATAGAGGAAGCACAATATGAAAATGGGTATAAGAGATAA
- a CDS encoding GNAT family N-acetyltransferase: MKIRKATLEDYLKAAELIYQANLDLASLIVGEDTKEKTIEGLAKFFILKGNFLSYENCTIVEIDGNVVGCMITLSHDESETLSHPIIANLINKYKPGTKGYKKYIEPQLEVSESFEGEYYIDSLAVEENYRGYGLGRNLMIYAEKLALDNCCKKTSLLCSYSNDKAYRLYKSLGYNHDIDVKIKDLKYKHMVKLL; this comes from the coding sequence ATGAAAATAAGAAAAGCAACTCTAGAAGATTATTTAAAAGCAGCTGAGTTGATATATCAAGCCAATCTAGATCTGGCATCTTTAATTGTAGGAGAGGATACCAAAGAAAAAACTATTGAAGGATTAGCTAAATTTTTTATTTTAAAGGGCAACTTTCTCAGCTATGAAAATTGTACGATTGTTGAAATTGATGGGAATGTTGTTGGGTGTATGATTACTTTATCACATGATGAGAGTGAAACTTTATCCCACCCTATAATTGCTAATCTTATAAATAAATATAAACCAGGAACCAAAGGTTATAAAAAATATATTGAGCCTCAATTAGAGGTTTCAGAATCTTTTGAAGGTGAATATTATATAGATAGTCTTGCTGTAGAAGAAAATTATCGAGGGTATGGTTTAGGTAGAAATCTGATGATCTATGCAGAAAAACTTGCCCTGGATAATTGTTGTAAGAAGACATCCTTGCTTTGCAGCTACTCAAATGATAAGGCATATAGACTATATAAAAGTTTAGGATACAACCATGATATCGATGTAAAAATAAAAGATTTAAAATATAAACACATGGTAAAATTATTATAG
- a CDS encoding heavy-metal-associated domain-containing protein, which yields MKKILIEGMMCSQCVTIVENKLKNLEGIREVEVVLETDEVFIGGDISDDVLKMVIESEGYKIIDIKKMNQVRSKTINTSAKKGFFSKLIDKIGNSNENTFGEGHLDCCDLNKKDK from the coding sequence ATGAAAAAAATATTAATTGAAGGTATGATGTGCAGCCAGTGCGTAACTATTGTTGAAAATAAATTAAAAAATTTAGAGGGGATAAGGGAAGTTGAAGTAGTGTTAGAAACCGATGAAGTTTTTATAGGAGGAGATATTTCTGATGATGTCTTAAAAATGGTTATTGAAAGTGAAGGCTATAAAATAATAGATATAAAGAAAATGAATCAGGTAAGATCTAAAACTATAAACACTTCTGCTAAAAAAGGATTTTTTTCTAAATTAATAGATAAAATAGGGAATTCAAATGAAAATACTTTTGGAGAAGGTCATCTTGATTGCTGTGATCTGAATAAAAAAGATAAATAA
- a CDS encoding SHOCT domain-containing protein, with protein MLWYRDGYGCNIFGNGIFGNMVMAVAMGIILLLIILTIFKIINVHEKESIKILKRRYSKGEMNKEEYNEMKKDIK; from the coding sequence ATGCTGTGGTATAGAGATGGATATGGGTGCAATATTTTTGGGAATGGAATATTTGGCAATATGGTAATGGCTGTTGCTATGGGGATAATTCTACTTCTAATAATATTGACCATTTTCAAAATAATTAATGTTCATGAAAAAGAATCAATTAAAATTTTAAAAAGAAGGTATTCTAAAGGGGAGATGAACAAGGAAGAATACAATGAAATGAAAAAAGATATTAAATAA
- a CDS encoding ABC transporter substrate-binding protein: protein MKLKKILVMGLAIFGLIGCGGKEDTNRKVEGSSKNERSLVVASGNFNGDFYNGWTNSIYDANVKRLVWGEGLMSKTPTGKLVKSQWVDSLVTTKSDPSKKSEDIWTFKIKDGMKFSNGNPLTVKDVKFTYDFYMNEKALNDTGATDDLNEFMDKIEVDEATNTIKFHLKEVIYMVDSTFEYFVLDSNTIIKNSEKEGITPQQWVKANMSSPIGYGPYKIDKFVPSQYVKLSINENYQGNYEGDKPSIKEIILQNTPTETKLTQLITGEIDIATGISKEEDVDAVLGQDTLQTNRYYRHGTGQLTFHTDFGPVQLKEVRKAIAYSFDRIKYKNIIVGKNGLMANAPYSRSMWMMYDDDEKIGTESRLSRTYTDYDILDANGKWDEQANIKEAHKYLDQAANKKDGEYAKLTKVSGEYLWEGKPLEINMALTAGVVDAYNLIFTKEVQKEFGIKINMDSMDWSVLAKSLYSSAPLSERRYHIFATSTNFATKTDYNFYRKSYIIPYGSGVTSNVTRFPINKEILNRMRIANPSSKEGDQQYKKAFRDYMKVMNEEIPLLPTFSSLYFDTYAGDITDFDTTPMWSFPYAIVKAKFKSN from the coding sequence ATGAAGTTAAAAAAAATATTGGTTATGGGACTTGCTATATTTGGTCTGATTGGATGTGGTGGTAAGGAAGATACTAACCGTAAGGTAGAGGGTAGTTCTAAAAATGAAAGATCTTTAGTAGTAGCTTCTGGAAACTTTAACGGCGATTTTTATAATGGATGGACAAATTCCATTTACGATGCTAATGTAAAACGTCTCGTATGGGGAGAAGGATTAATGTCTAAGACTCCTACTGGTAAATTAGTTAAATCACAGTGGGTAGATAGTTTAGTTACTACAAAGTCAGATCCATCTAAGAAAAGTGAAGATATTTGGACGTTTAAAATAAAAGATGGGATGAAATTTTCAAATGGAAATCCATTGACTGTTAAAGATGTTAAGTTTACATATGATTTTTATATGAATGAAAAAGCTCTCAATGATACAGGAGCTACAGATGATCTAAATGAGTTTATGGATAAAATTGAAGTGGATGAAGCGACAAATACAATAAAATTCCATCTTAAAGAAGTTATATACATGGTGGATTCCACGTTCGAATATTTTGTTTTAGATTCTAATACTATCATTAAAAATTCTGAAAAAGAAGGGATAACACCCCAGCAATGGGTAAAGGCTAATATGTCTTCTCCAATAGGATATGGTCCTTATAAGATAGACAAATTTGTACCTTCTCAATATGTAAAGTTATCTATCAACGAAAATTACCAGGGTAACTACGAGGGAGATAAACCTAGCATTAAAGAAATTATATTACAAAATACTCCAACTGAAACTAAGCTTACACAATTAATTACAGGAGAAATAGATATTGCAACAGGGATATCAAAAGAAGAAGATGTAGACGCTGTTTTAGGTCAAGATACATTACAGACAAACAGATATTATAGACATGGAACCGGTCAGCTTACATTCCACACAGATTTCGGTCCAGTTCAATTAAAGGAAGTCAGAAAGGCTATTGCTTACAGTTTTGACAGAATCAAGTATAAGAACATTATTGTCGGTAAAAATGGGCTAATGGCTAATGCACCGTATTCTAGAAGTATGTGGATGATGTACGATGATGATGAAAAAATAGGAACAGAAAGTAGATTATCAAGAACATATACTGATTATGATATATTAGATGCTAACGGTAAGTGGGATGAACAAGCTAATATTAAAGAAGCTCATAAATATTTAGATCAGGCAGCTAATAAAAAAGATGGTGAATACGCTAAGTTAACCAAAGTAAGTGGTGAGTATTTGTGGGAAGGTAAACCATTAGAGATCAATATGGCTTTAACTGCCGGAGTGGTAGATGCTTATAATCTTATATTCACTAAGGAAGTACAGAAGGAATTTGGAATAAAAATCAATATGGATTCTATGGACTGGTCAGTTCTAGCTAAATCTCTATATAGCAGCGCTCCATTATCAGAAAGAAGATACCATATATTTGCTACATCTACAAACTTTGCGACTAAGACAGATTATAATTTTTATAGAAAAAGTTATATAATACCATACGGTAGCGGAGTTACAAGTAATGTAACAAGATTCCCTATAAATAAAGAGATTCTAAATAGAATGAGAATTGCTAATCCATCTAGTAAAGAGGGAGACCAACAGTATAAAAAGGCATTTAGAGATTATATGAAAGTTATGAACGAAGAAATTCCTTTGTTGCCTACATTTTCAAGCTTGTATTTTGATACTTATGCAGGTGATATAACTGATTTTGATACTACACCTATGTGGAGTTTCCCCTATGCTATAGTTAAAGCTAAATTTAAAAGCAATTAA
- a CDS encoding GNAT family N-acetyltransferase, with protein sequence MKNLIVREAAISDAQEIYNIFMKTSDETEFLACSSKERKEDGFTVESQEKRIEKIINSNNKLYICTCDNVVIGMLGIDISPRKRLSHRAAMGINVLKDYWGMGAGSLLMKNAVDFFHLNENLTKLELEVRSDNLQAVNLYKKFGFKIEGEISKYFCINDKYYSAFLMSLIK encoded by the coding sequence ATGAAAAATTTAATCGTCAGGGAAGCTGCAATCTCAGATGCTCAGGAAATATATAATATCTTTATGAAAACTTCAGATGAAACTGAATTTTTGGCCTGTAGTTCCAAAGAAAGAAAAGAGGATGGTTTTACAGTAGAAAGTCAGGAAAAACGTATAGAAAAAATTATTAATTCCAACAATAAACTATATATCTGTACATGTGATAATGTGGTCATCGGTATGCTTGGAATTGATATTTCCCCTAGAAAAAGACTCAGCCATCGAGCAGCTATGGGTATCAATGTATTAAAAGATTATTGGGGGATGGGTGCAGGGAGTCTGCTTATGAAGAATGCAGTCGATTTTTTCCATTTAAACGAAAATTTAACAAAACTTGAACTGGAAGTCAGAAGCGATAATTTGCAGGCTGTCAATCTATATAAAAAATTTGGATTTAAAATTGAAGGAGAAATTTCTAAATATTTTTGTATCAACGACAAATATTATTCTGCATTTTTAATGTCGTTAATAAAATAA